Proteins encoded within one genomic window of Calonectris borealis chromosome 1, bCalBor7.hap1.2, whole genome shotgun sequence:
- the FOXRED2 gene encoding FAD-dependent oxidoreductase domain-containing protein 2 — protein MAPVVCGTLLVLALYAGSLCVASGAASLYHDYCIIGAGPSGLQAAYFLQRAGRDYVVFERSHAPGSFFALYPRHRKLISINKRYTGKSNGEFNLRHDWNSLLSHDRRLLFQRYSLDFFPHADAMVRYLEDFASLLKLRVQYNTAIVHVTLERDGQAWNGHYFLLTDQDRQNYKCSSLLVATGTWVPNVVNFPGSEYVEGYETVSINPEDFAGQTVLILGRGNSAFETAENILGVTNFIHMVSRSRVRLSWATHYVGDLRAINNGLLDTYQLKSLDGLLEGDLEDLAIVKDKKGKLHITLRFYLENRNTSAGIDSVTLPQDELDNFATRAPYDRVIRCLGWKFDFSIYNRSLRVMPGKGNKKKYPQIKPSYESRGTRGLFVLGTASHSVDFRKSAGGFIHGFRYTTRAVHRLLENRHHGVPWPSTVYPITQLTNSIIKRVNEASGLYQMFSVLADIILLRENATAFEYLEEYPVGVLAELEMQTGRKAPNGLFVIIMEYGRNFSGADKDVFYYNRAVGEAQHAWQSNFLHPVIYYYKRLPTEREMRLRPPDWPLPRPDAVHHIVEDFLTDWTAPNAHILPLRRFLENCLSTDLRNFFAESCFLFAFTRQKLPPFCRQGYVRMQGLVGSEGLRRHAVEAGLLEDYTLTDSPGDRPPDSREGSQDQLLRDHAIPVRPLQHLVNAKDEL, from the exons ATGGCCCCAGTGGTCTGCGGGACGCTCCTGGTGCTGGCCTTGTACGCTGGCAGCCTGTGCGTGGCGAGCGGCGCCGCTTCCCTCTACCACGACTACTGCATCATCGGGGCCGGCCCCTCGGGCTTGCAGGCAGCCTATTTCCTCCAGCGAGCCGGCCGGGACTACGTCGTCTTCGAGCGGAGCCACGCTCCCGGCAGCTTCTTTGCCCTCTACCCTCGTCACCGCAAGCTCATCAGCATCAACAAGCGGTACACGGGCAAATCCAACGGTGAGTTCAACCTCCGCCACGACTGGAACTCGCTCCTCAGCCACGACCGCCGGCTGCTTTTCCAGCGCTACTCCCTTGACTTCTTCCCCCACGCTGACGCGATGGTGCGTTACCTGGAGGACTTTGCTTCCCTGCTGAAGCTACGGGTTCAGTACAACACGGCCATCGTCCACGTGACACTGGAGAGGGATGGGCAGGCCTGGAATGGCCACTACTTCCTCCTGACTGACCAGGACAGGCAGAACTACAAGTGCAG CTCTTTGTTGGTCGCCACTGGGACGTGGGTCCCCAACGTGGTCAACTTTCCTGGCTCAGAATATGTTGAGGGTTACGAGACTGTGTCCATCAACCCAGAGGATTTTGCTGGCCAAACCGTGTTGATCTTGGGCCGAGGGAACTCGGCCTTTGAGACGGCGGAGAACATTCTGGGCGTCACGAATTTCATCCACATGGTGAGCCGGTCCCGCGTGCGCCTCTCGTGGGCCACCCACTACGTCGGGGATCTGAG AGCAATTAACAACGGCCTGCTGGACACCTACCAGCTGAAATCTCTGGATGGGCTTCTGGAGGGCGACCTGGAAGATCTGGCTATAGTCAAGGACAAGAAAGGGAAGCTGCATATCACGCTCCGGTTCTACCTGGAGAACAGGAACACCAGCGCAGGTATCGACTCCGTCACGCTCCCGCAGGACGAACTGGATAATTTTGCCACCCGCGCACCTTATGACCGTGTCATCCGCTGCCTGGGCTGGAAGTTTGACTTCTCTATCTACAATAG ATCCCTTAGAGTGATGCcaggaaaagggaataaaaagaagtATCCTCAGATCAAACCCAGCTACGAGTCCAGAGGCACTCGGGGGCTCTTTGTACTTGGCACTGCTAGCCATTCTGTTGACTTCAGGAAATCTGCTGGGGGCTTCATCCATGGATTCCGGTATACAA CTCGTGCAGTCCACCGCCTATTGGAAAACCGTCACCATGGTGTCCCCTGGCCATCCACAGTCTACCCTATTACACAGCTGACCAATTCCATCATCAAGCGCGTGAACGAGGCCTCTGGCCTCTACCAGATGTTCAGTGTCCTGGCTGACATCATACTGCTGagaga GAATGCCACAGCATTTGAATACCTGGAAGAATACCCGGTTGGAGTCCTGGCCGAGCTCGAAATGCAGACAGGGAGAAAGGCTCCCAATGGGCTGTTTGTCATCATCATGGAGTATGGGAGGAATTTCTCTGGGGCTGACAAGGATGTCTTCTACTACAACCGAGCCGTGGGAGAGGCACAGCACGCCTGGCAGTCCAACTTTTTGCATCCTGTTATTTACTATTACAAACGCCTCCCAACAG AGCGTGAGATGAGACTTCGGCCACCCGACTGGCCTCTCCCCCGCCCAGATGCCGTCCATCACATTGTGGAGGACTTTCTGACAGACTGGACGGCCCCGAACGCTCACATCCTGCCGCTGAGGCGGTTTTTGGAGAACTGCCTCAGCACCGACCTGCGCAATTTCTTTGCAG AGTCCTGCTTCCTGTTTGCCTTCACCCGTCAGAAGCTGCCTCCCTTCTGTCGGCAGGGATACGTGAGAATGCAAGGGCTGGTGGGGAGCGAGGGGCTCCGGCGCCACGCGGTAGAAGCTGGCCTGCTGGAGGATTACACTCTCACAGACTCTCCAGGCGACAGACCCCCTGACAGCCGCGAAGGGTCACAGGACCAGCTGCTGAGAGATCACGCGATACCGGTTCGTCCGCTGCAGCATCTTGTTAATGCCAAGGATGAACTTTAA